CACTCACCCGGTGGTTGTCCAGAGGGTCCTGGTCTCGAGGTGCCATGTTATCAAGGTCGCTGAACACAGGCCAATCTGGGCAGGGAGAAAACAGAGCAAGGCAGCAGTTCCACGGCTGGAACAGGTCACAAGGTCCATCTAAGCTGCCATCAAACctctcttattttaaatttatatttatttttagggccacaccacatggcttgcaagatcttagttccccgaccagagatgaaacccaggcccttggcagtgaaagcgcagaaTCCTGCAGAAAGCACCACTGAAGgcaccactgggccactagggagtTTCCAAACCTTTTTTATTTGACATTTATAAAGTACAAAAACGGGAGAAGAATGTTGTTGGCACCTGAGAGGCCACAGTTCTTCTTtgagaattcacccaaactctcTACTTGCCAGCTGCCTGTACTTGTCCTGATGAGCAACTAGCTTAGCTGCTGCGCTGCCTTGGGGTTTCCATAAGGTAAATAGTGATACGATTGTGTAACGTACTGGTCAGCATCATGTGCTTGACCTAAGGTCAGCCGTCAATGAGGTGCAGTTGTGAATGAAAAAAGAGGCATTTGTCCATTTGGGGTACAAATGGGAGGTAGCTACAAATGGGAGAAGTCTTAGATGGTTTAAAACCCAACAATTTCCTGGCAGATTCTAGTCTTTATCTCCTGTCCCAAACGCCCACTAACCAAATCTGGCTTGTCTGCTGTTTTTATGccttttttaaataatctttttttttttaatatgtatttatttgtgtttggctgtgctgggtctgtggcCGTGTGCggggtctttctctagttgctacaagcgggggctactctctttGTAGAGGGAgggcttctccctgcagtggtttctcttgctatGGAGCATGACCTGTAGGGCaatcaggcttcagtagttgtggtgtggggCTCAGCAGTGGCGGCTAGCAGGCCCCCAGCgcgcaggctcagtacttgtggtgcacaggctcagctgccccagggcatgtgggatcttcctgaacagggatcaaaccggcttcccctgcattgcaaggtgggctctcaaccacgggaccaccagggaagccctcttagatagtttttcagaaagtttttcatatttttaaatggttgaaaaaaaatcaaacctacTTTGTAAcatgtgaaaattacatgaaatttaaaattcagcaaCCATACAGTTTTTTTGGAACACAGCCCCACtgatctgttttaaatattgtcAATGGTCGTGTTTATGTTGcccacaaagaataaaatatttactctctggcctttTAAGAAGAAGTTTGTCAACTCCTGCTCCAGACTATTCCCAAGGCCTTTTGGTGGTGATCTACAGGCTTCTTTAAAAGATCGTCCTCTCCTGCTCCCCTGGGGCTTCTTTCAGCTGAATAACTGACCACAGAGTCCTGCCAGTTCTTCAGCTCAGAACCATGGAGTCAGTCTTGCCTCTCCTTTTTCCTGCAGTTCCCACATTCATATGATAAGTCTGTCCATAACATGAGTAAACTCTGTCACTTCAGCTTCAGAAATAATGATTGCTGTTTTTCTTGTGACCTAATCACATGATACTAATTGGTTTCTGAATTCTGAACAACCTTCAGATTCCTGCAAAATGCCCTCTTTGGctgtgacagactttcttttaagATACTAGTCTTTATTTGCTAATACCTTATTTAGAATTTTTGCCTTGTATATTTATAAGTGAGGTTGggataaaagttttcttttttggtgttttgTCAAATTTTGGTGTAAAACGTTTTGCAAATGTCAATCACTCTGAAAAATGTTACCTTGTTTTCTACAATACAGGTGGTTTTTACGGCATTTGGATGACTGGATCTTGAAAGTTTATTAAAAGAACTTATCTATAAAGCCATCTGGGCCATCAGTCTCTTTGGTTGGCATGTCCGATTTTCTAACAGAAGTGAAAGCCAGTTTAGCCCTCTTCTACCTGGTGCTTGCCCCCTCCAATCACAATAACCAGGGGCCAAACCATCACTCACGGAGGTGCTCCAGCTTCTGGCTATGTGGTGTGGCTGAAGacggagaggaagggagagagtcaAAGGTCACGTCGCTCATGTTGTCATCTCCGGAGTTCTCTGAGAGGCGAAGCAGCAGTGGGGGCCTGCTCCCTGAGAGGGTCCTCACCCGGGGGCTCCCGCACTTTTCCTCTGTCCCCCTTAAGATGGTCTTGGCTGACTGCTGGAGAATTAACAGTGACATGCACATCACACAGGCAACTTTTGGGAACAAGGGATTCTTCCTGGTGCCTGTTGGTCCCTCAAAACCTGAGGCCCTTTCAGCCACAGAGGCCTTAGGGACTGgcagaaaatctaaaaataatcagTGGGGGATTAACCCAAAGGCCTCTAACAAGGGGCATCTGGAACAGGAGCTCAGAGTGCCAGCACTCCCAAAGCGATGGCTACCATTCATGGCCCTGAGCTGGGGGATGGCCTGTAGAATCCCAAGCTGGTCTTTGCCAACATGGTCTTATAGCTGGTCCACGTACTGGGGGTGGTAATGGGGGTACAACAGGGACACAGAGGTGCTCAGTGAGCCAAGTTCAAGCCTCATTTGTCAACACATCAGACAAACCACATACCACACACCCCACTCACTTATCTGTACACGCCTGGTCCCCTCACTGTGGGCAAAAATGGGCCCAAGTCAAGCAGACCCCAATTCCTCTATTAGTGGGGATACTCAGGAGGGCTGTGTACACTGGTTCAAAAGGGGTAAGGGACACAGATGGGACTAAGATTCTTCCAGCCACAATACTCTTCAATTAAGCATCGCAGGGCCTGGGCCACCAGCACACAGGAAGAACAGTTTTCTGGTCCTGCAGCAGAAGGGCCCTGCCAGTCCGCACGTGCTCATACTGGGTACCTACCAGCAGCTTGGTGTTCTGATTCACTGCATCCCTCTCTCTCGGGGACAGGTCAAAGGGAGTGAGGCCCATGCTCTTGCAAATCCGGTTGCAGGCATGTGAGTGGAAGAAGAGAGCCATCCCGCGGACACCTGAAGAGAGTTGGGGGTCTGGAGCATTGCTTTGCTTTGGGATGGGGGCACGGCAGCGCTGAGCACCCTAAAGATGGCATGGGCCAGACATCCCAGGCTCCCATCTCCACAGTCTAGGGCAGGCCCATATCCACCTTGGGCTGCTTGCCTGGGTGAACAAAAAGCCTGGAGATTTTGCAGGGAAGCGTGGTCTCCGGGGCCATGCTGGCTTTCCCAGCCTACCTAGGTTTCCATCTCCAAAGTCAGTGCCCCTCTCAGTGTGGATCTGTGGGTCGGTGTAGAGGTCACCCACGCCCTGGATGTCCACCACAATCAGCTGGTGGCCGGAACGCTCAAACGTGAAGTGGCTGAAGGCCTGTGGggcaagaagaaggaaaagatgacCACAGAGACCAGGCTGTGGGCTGCGTGGACACCAGCAGGCACTGCTCTGACGGGCTGCAGTACTCCAGCTCTGCTCACATTGGGGGTCTTTCTCTGCAGGGAGAAGCGTACAGAGGCAAGGACAGAAAAAGAAGCCCTATTTTAATTTGGAGTGGCCCAAGGTCTGCTGAGATGGGACACGGAGCTCTGCAGGGGCCTCACCTGTGGCGTCAGGCGCACGTTGTCATCACGGACGAAGCCTGAGTTGGAGTTGTACTTGATGTACTTGCCCTCGATGTAGTGTTCCAGGTGGAACAGCGGCCGGCCTGGTCTCTCCTTCAGCTCTATGACGCACATCTGCATGATGTCCACCTGGCGGGAGGGCGGGAGGAGTCAGGGGAAGGGCAGGGCCCAGGCAGCACCCTCCTGATAAGGCTGGAGCAGAAAGGCTGAAACTGTTGATTGTCCCCAGAATCCATCCCCCTTTTTCTTTAGACTGAAAACCCCTGCTATGGCCTGAATGGATCCCTCCAAATTTCATCTCAAGGCTTGAAATCTCAAGGCTCACAGGTGATGGTATtaaggaggtggggcctttgggaggtgataaGGTCAGGAGAGAAAGCTCttgtgaatgggattagtgccctgaAAAAAAGAGAACTCAGAGAGCTCCCTCACTCCATACACActctgaggacacagcaagaaggtgccAGCATGAACCTATAAACCCATTCTCctgtattttgttacagcagcccaaatggactaagataACCTGAGTTGTAACATGATGCACAGCCATCCAGCAGCGATGACATGGCTtggcttcccttgcagctagatGTGGCCATGTGACTAAGCCCAGCCAATAGGAAGCAAGCAGCAGGGATGATGCAACTCCAGCCTGCCCTCTCCTTCTCTGGCCTTCCTGAGGCTGTAAGGTAGACATCTGCCAGTGAGCCAGAACTGACCATGCAGTCCAGGGCAACTCCTGGCAGATGGCAAACAACAAGACAGAAGGAACCAGGCCTCTGGATGACAAGGAGGTGAAGCAGCAGCCCACCCTGAGCCCCATCTAAGACAGGCTTATTCGATGAGATGGAAGGAAACCATTTTGAGTTAGCACACAGCTGTGAGTCTGCCTGCTAAACAACTTAACCTGCACCTTGTGCTAATACAGagaacttgggcaagttatttccccagtttgtgcctcagtttcctcacccatGGAATGGGTATAAGGGTGAAATCTGTTGGTGCAGGAAGCAAGTCTGCCAGAGTCTGCTGATGTCATTATTATCAGCAGACACAATTCTCGAGTGATACACGCCAAACCGTAACAGTGGTTCTTTCCCTACAAAGGGGAATCACAGGGAATTCAGACATTCCCTGCTAAATTTTGCACCAAGcgtatgtttaattttgtactCAGAAGAAACTGTGTAAGTACTGTGTATGTTTGTAACATAGGATAGGGAAGACCTGGGACTCTAACTTTGACCTGTTACACAAGGTCACACCCATGGTACCCTGGCCCCATCGAAGCCACCCACAACAGGGGCCAGGTCTGGGTTTCccaaggaaatgaccacccaggAAACTTTGGCTGAGTTAAGGAAGACAACAGCTGCAGAGGCCAAAGGGGTCCAGAGCCGGGAGCTGAGAACCTCCCCAAATGTGGCTTCAGTTCTGAGAACCAGCCAGAGGGGAAGGAGCAGCTGGTTCCCAGTGGATTCCTGTCCCCAAAACTGGCTCTATCCCTACAAGGAAGCATGCGGCAGGGCCACTGGCTTGGCCAGGAGGCAACTGGGAGAGGGTCAGTGGCAGACACATCCTCAAGGCGACGGCCAGTTCCTCCTCAAACAGCCACATTCCTCTCTCTTCATCAATTCAACCACCTTATTATTCACTGAGCACCTAGGCACTGGGATAGAGCAAACAAGACAGATAAAATCCTTGTCCTCGGGGGAGAGAGGCAACTGAAGTATacatgaataaatacatgaataagaCTCTTTCAGATACTGCCAACTGctctgaaaaaaagaaaccaaaacaaacaaaaggacatGTCAGAGGCTGCAGCAGTGGAAGGGTTACTTCATCTTCATTTAGGATGGTCTAGCACAGCCTCATAGCTCAGttaatgaagaatctgcctgcaatgcaggagacctgggttcaaatcgtaagtcgggaagataccctgtagaaggaaacggcaatccactccagtattcttatgtggaaaattccatggacagaggagcctggcaggctacggttcatggggttgcaagagttggacatgacttagcaactaaaccaccaccaccagcacagcCTAGCTGAGGAGGTGACATGAGCTGAAACCTGAAATCTAAGGACTGAGGGGATCCAATGATGCAGCCTTGGGGCACAGCCAGttcaaaggtcctgaggcagaaaCAAGCTtagagaagaagggaaaagtgGCCAGGCCTGAGTACATGGAGTCACAGCCCCTGAGCATGGGAATGTGGCTTCCTGTCTTCACACCAAGTATGCTTAATCAAGAGCTCTGCAAACACtaggcactcaataaattctGCTGTTTGCCTGAAAATGCGGCTCTCCTGAGGCACTCAGACGATGGTACCTTATAGCTAGCAGGTACACCAACAGTAGGAGAGCTGAGCTGTGAATTCAGGCAGCGCAAAGGCCTAGCTCTATTTTCTAGCTATTTCCTCAAATGCATGCAGGCAACAGGAAATTCTGCTTGGCCTCAGGTCACCAATACCCTGGGGGCTCAAGTGAAGAAGCCAAGAGCAGGGGCTTGGAAAGTCTGAGCTTTCCAGGAATAAGTCCTGGCTCCATCCCTGCCTGTTTGAGTAAGAAACTTTACCCCTTTATGCCCTAGGTTCCCCAGGGACAGATAAGAAATCTTATTCCCCATGCCCTCTCCTGCTTTTCCTTGGGAGACACCAATCTCAGTCCACCTAGTCTAAGAGGAAGGACCCATAACCCTGGCTCTAAGGGTGGATACAAGGCTCAGGCCTTCCCAATCTGCATATTCCCACCTCCTGGCCATCATGATTGGCTCAGTGATAGGCATCTAACCTAATCAAGCCAATGAAATCCAGTTCTGAGACTTTGATAGAAACTTATGGGAAAACATGTCATTCCATCAAGGTTGCTAAGAAATTAAAAGTGAGCCTGCAGCTACTGGGGTCAACATGTCACTGCAAGTTGAAAAGCTGCCTAAGTGATGCCAACACAGAAGAACATTGAGGCTGGAGCTGGAAGACTTCCAACAACCTCAATTTGGTTCTGGATCCagctgtgtctgtgtgtatgcatgctaactcacttcagttcagttcagttcatttgctcagttgtgtccgactctttgcgaccccatgaaccacagcacaccaggccttcctgtccatcactaactcccagagtacacccaaacccatgtccatcaagtcagtgatgccatccaaccatttcatcctctgttgtccccttctcctcctgccctcaatctttcccagcattagggtcttttcagatgagtcagctcttcgcatcaggtgggccaaatactggagtttcagcttcaacatcagtccttccaatgaacacccaggactgatctcctttagaatggactggttggatctccttgcagtttaagggcctctcaagagtcttctccacagttcaaaagcatcaattcttcggcactcagctttctttatagtccaactctcacatccatacatgaccattggaaaaaccatagccttgactagacggacctttgttggcaaagtaatgtctctgctttttaatatactgtctaggttggtcataactttccttccaaggagtaagtcacttcagtcatgtccaattctttgtgaccctatggactatagcccaccaggctcctctgtccataggattctccaggcaagaatactggagtgggatgccatgtcctcctccaggggatcttcccaacccagggattgaagctgggtctcttatgtctcctgaattggtaggtaggttctttacaactagtgtcacctgggaagcctcagctgtgcctgctgctgctgctgctgctaagtcacttcagttgtgtctgactctgagcaaccccatagacggcagcccaccaggctcctctgtccctgggattcttcactggagtgggttaccatttccttctccaatgcatgaaagtgaaaagtgaaagtgaagttgctcagtcgtgcccgactcttagtgaccccatggactgcagcccatcaggcaccttagtccatgggattttccaggcaagagtactggagtggggtgccattgccttctctgcagctgTGCCTGCAGTCAGCCCTATTTCTCAATTATAGGAAGCAATCCATTCCCCTTTTGGTTTAAGCCTGTTTGAATggatttctgtcacttgcaaacAAAAATCCTGATGAATAGACCCCAtgtgtaaatgaaataaaaacattccaACTTCCACCAACCTCAGAGCTctgttttttttagttttctttttctcctattttttggCCAAAGTGTGCAAGCacccaggatcttagttccccaaccagagttTGAACTCATgaccactgcagtggaagcatggtgttttaaccactgggccaccagggaagttccagagttctgtttttaagaataaataacttTTGGTATACAGAgcacttttcatactgttcaaagaatgctcaaactaccgcacaattgcacccatctcacatgctagtaaagtaatgcttaaaattctccaagccaggcttcagcaatatgtgaaccgtgaacttcctgatgttcaagctggttttagaaaaggcagaggaaccagagaccaaattgccaacatccactggatcatggaaaaagcaagagagttccagaaaaacatctatttctgctttattgactatgccaaaacctttgactgtgtggatcacaacaaactgtggaaaattctgaaagagatgggaataccagaccacgtgatctgcctcttgagaaatttgtatgtaggtaaggaagcaacagttagaactggacatggaacagcagactggttccaaataggaaaaggagtacgttaaggctgtatattgtcaccctgtttatttaacttatatgcagagtacatcatgagaaacgctggactagaagaagcacaagctggaatcaagaccgccaggagaaatatcaataacctcagatatgcagatgacaccacccttatggcagaaagtgaagagaactcaaaagcctcttgatgaaagtgaaagtggagagtgaaaaagttggcttaaagcttcaacattcagaaaacgaagatcatggcatccggtcccatcacttcatgggaaatagatggggaaacagtggaaacagtgtcagactttattttggggggctccaaaatcactgcagatggtgactgcagccatgaaattaaaagacgcttactccttggaaggaaagttatgaccaacctagacagcatattaaaaagcagagacattactttgccaacaaaggtctgtctagtcaaggctatggtttttcctgtggtcatgtatggatgtgagagttggactgtgaagaaggctgagagccatagaattgatgcttttgaactgtggtgttggagaagactctttgagagtcccttggactgcaaggagatccaaccagtccattctgaaggagatcagccctgggatttctttggaaggaatgatgctaaagctgaaactccagtactttggccacctcatgcgaagagttgactcattggaaaagactctgatgctgggagggattgggggcaagaggagaaggggacggcaaaggatgagatggctggatggcatcactgactcgatggacacaagtccgagtgaactccgggagttggtgatggacagggaggcctggcatgctgcaattcatggggttgcaaagagtcggacacgactgagcgactgatctgatacaGAGCACTTGACCTGTCAGATTCCATAAACGATGGGTTTTATTAGCTGCTGCTAAGACAGCAAAGAAGGGGACCTGTGACCAGCACTGCCATCGCCCTCAGCTCCAGATCTGGGCTACGCTGCCCTGGGCTGCGCTGGTGTGGGAATGTGGAAGGCAGGGGTGCCACACACCTGCTTGGGGGGCTTGTGCCGATTATACTCCTCTCCCCAGAGCTTGGCCTCCATCTGTAGACGCACGTCCTCGAAGTACACGTCCCTGTCCACGGACTCGATGTAGCGCTTTGCCACGTAGTTGGAGGCCCCCTTCCACTGCTGGGTGTGCAGGAAGTTGGAGAGCTTCTTCCTGAGGGGAGAGGCATCAGGGAGCCTGCCCGATGCTCTGGGGCTCACTGGGACCCCAGCCCTAGTTCTCAGGATGGGGAGACCCTGCGTGATCTGACTGACAGAGTCAGGAATAAAatgcaggaggtgggaggggcttccctACCCTGCAGCATCCTTCAGAGATCTGGGAAGGGGGGTCAAGGGACAGACTCCCTGTTCTGCCCACTCCCATCCCTACAGCCCGGCCCAATGTGCGGTCCAAGAAGAGAAtgtcacagagcccctgctcTCAGGAGCCTGAGGGCATTGGGGCAGGATCCCCAGAGGCAGGCTGAGTCACTTACGTTCTGAAGCACTCCCTCATTGCTCCCCGGCCGAAGGGCTGAAAGACACGACACAGATATGTACAAACCTCATGGACAAAACGGTGAGCTATGCATGCACTGCATGTGTATGGAGCTCCATTTATACGGAGTACAAAAATAGGGAAACCAATCTCAGGTGATAGAATTCAGGGCAGTGCCTACCCTTGGGAATAAAGGAGTAGTAACTGGGGCTGAGAAGGTCTTCTGGGGGGGGGTGCCAGTGATTTTCAGTGTCTTGATCTGGGTACTGGTTACACATGTGTTTACTTGGTGAAACTCACCAAGCCATACACTTTTCTGAGCGTGCAACACACTATAAAATGCTTCACAAGTCGACCCTGCTGCTTCCTATGCAGGAACTGCTCTATTTTCtagttgattctttttttttttttgcaacccaCTGAGTTCATCTTGTTAGATAAACAGTATTAAGTGGTGACTTGCAATTTTTGAAAACCGATAAACATGTTCACACTTCACTGATTTTCAACAAGAGTGTCAAGAAGAATCTTTTAATACATGTGATCaatatatgaaatgtccagaataggtaaataaaCAGAGACAGAAGTTAAATTAGTGGTTGCCCAgggctggggaagaggagggaatTGGAGcctgactgctaatgggtatgtaTGAGGTTTCTTCTAGAGATGGTGAACATGTTCTGGGACTGATCggggtgatggttgcacaactcttgactgtactaaaaaccactgagctgtacactttaaataggtATGTGGTATGGTGTGTGAATTATATTCAATAAGGctgttataaaagataaaataaatacacatcagAGAATTCcctaaagcttaaaaaaaaagaaagaggacgTGGAGGAGAGGGAGCGGGCACTGCAGCTGGTCGGCCAGGACTGCACTGGGCTCGAGGCTCTGCTCACCTGGGATGCCATCTTGATTAGGACTTCATCCTCCACCCACTCGCCGGTAACAGCGTTGTACCTGCAGAGACCAGAACCCACCCCAGGGTGCAGTGTCCATCACCTGATCCTGTCACTCACTGGCTAAATGCAGAAGACTTTTCTGGGCTTCCTGCTGCTCAGGATCAAGTCCACTCTCTACCTACAGGCCCAGCTGACCTCCTGGGTTCGGTCTGTGGACACGC
This genomic interval from Bos mutus isolate GX-2022 chromosome 25, NWIPB_WYAK_1.1, whole genome shotgun sequence contains the following:
- the EEF2K gene encoding eukaryotic elongation factor 2 kinase isoform X3, with protein sequence MPDPWAEFHLEDVATECATRHRYNAVTGEWVEDEVLIKMASQPFGRGAMRECFRTKKLSNFLHTQQWKGASNYVAKRYIESVDRDVYFEDVRLQMEAKLWGEEYNRHKPPKQVDIMQMCVIELKERPGRPLFHLEHYIEGKYIKYNSNSGFVRDDNVRLTPQAFSHFTFERSGHQLIVVDIQGVGDLYTDPQIHTERGTDFGDGNLGVRGMALFFHSHACNRICKSMGLTPFDLSPRERDAVNQNTKLLQSAKTILRGTEEKCGSPRVRTLSGSRPPLLLRLSENSGDDNMSDVTFDSLPSSPSSATPHSQKLEHLHWPVFSDLDNMAPRDQDPLDNHRDSENGGDSGYPSEKRGDLDDPEPREHGHSNGNRRYESDEDSLGSSGRVCVEKWNLFNSSRLHLPRPSAVALEVQRLNALDLEKKIGKSILGKVHLAMVRYHEAGRFCEKDEEWDQESAVFHLEHAADLGELEAIVGLGLMYSQLPHHILADVSLKETEESKTKGFDYLLKAAEAGDRQCMILVARAFDTGQNLSPDRSQSWPEALHWYNTALETTDCDEGGEYDGMQDEPRYMLLAREAEMLFTGGCGLEKDPQRSGDLYTQAAEAAMEAMKGRLANQYYEKAEEAWAQMEE
- the EEF2K gene encoding eukaryotic elongation factor 2 kinase isoform X4, with amino-acid sequence MAEEDLIFRLEGVDGGPASRAGDSDTDSDDDEEGYFICSITDDPGAHQNVNFKVNNCHSNLAKSERYGSSGSPAGSFHFKEAWKHAIEKAKHMPDPWAEFHLEDVATECATRHRYNAVTGEWVEDEVLIKMASQPFGRGAMRECFRTKKLSNFLHTQQWKGASNYVAKRYIESVDRDVYFEDVRLQMEAKLWGEEYNRHKPPKQVDIMQMCVIELKERPGRPLFHLEHYIEGKYIKYNSNSGFVRDDNVRLTPQAFSHFTFERSGHQLIVVDIQGVGDLYTDPQIHTERGTDFGDGNLGVRGMALFFHSHACNRICKSMGLTPFDLSPRERDAVNQNTKLLQSAKTILRGTEEKCGSPRVRTLSGSRPPLLLRLSENSGDDNMSDVTFDSLPSSPSSATPHSQKLEHLHWPVFSDLDNMAPRDQDPLDNHRDSENGGDSGYPSEKRGDLDDPEPREHGHSNGNRRYESDEDSLGSSGRVCVEKWNLFNSSRLHLPRPSAVALEVQRLNALDLEKKIGKSILGKVHLAMVRYHEAGRFCEKDEEWDQESAVFHLEHAADLGELEAIVGLGLMYSQLPHHILADVSLKMPKSKIRCRHTHEFLASGE